In Juglans microcarpa x Juglans regia isolate MS1-56 chromosome 4S, Jm3101_v1.0, whole genome shotgun sequence, a single window of DNA contains:
- the LOC121263639 gene encoding transcription termination factor MTERF4, chloroplastic, whose product MTIRSYAGIRKPGLLLVHSDLPVLTVLKPKVTSLSTLKVPGNHGRRVGLVTRFQYSVADRTFASSSVDSSRFKQGTARLGRKQGGPSSLYSRPSLSEMKNERIANRARVYEFLRGIGIIPDELDGLELPVTAEVMRERVDFLHKLGLTIEDINNYPLILGCSVKKNMIPVLDYLGKLGVRKSTFTEFLRRYPQVLHASVVVDLAPVVKYLQGMDIKPNDIPRVLERYPEVLGFKLEGTMSTSVAYLVGIGVARREIGGVLTRYPDILGMRVGRMIKPFVEYLEGLGIPRLAVARLIEKRPHILGFGLEERVKPNVESLLEFNVREALLPSVVAQYPEIIGLELKPKLLSQQSLLNSVIDIGPEDFGRVLEKMPQVVSLSNAPVIKHVDFLKICGFSLEQVRTMVVGCPQLLALNLDIMKLNFDYYQMEMKRPLDDLVMFPAFFTYGLESTIKPRHRVVAKKGLKCSLAWLLNCSDVKFDEWMTYDTIDMEEMETEQSFDMNTLMEPRSDESASDYDEDSEDDYL is encoded by the coding sequence ATGACGATCAGAAGCTATGCTGGCATTAGAAAACCTGGTCTTTTGCTTGTACATTCAGACCTACCTGTTCTGACTGTTCTTAAACCCAAGGTAACTTCTTTATCAACTCTCAAGGTTCCAGGTAACCACGGGAGAAGAGTAGGGTTGGTTACAAGATTTCAGTACTCTGTTGCTGATAGAACATTTGCATCTAGTTCTGTGGATTCGTCACGGTTCAAGCAAGGTACTGCCCGTTTGGGTCGGAAACAAGGAGGTCCATCATCCCTATATAGTCGTCCTAGTTTATCAGAAATGAAGAATGAGAGAATAGCAAATCGTGCCAGGGTTTATGAGTTCTTGCGTGGAATTGGCATTATTCCTGATGAGCTTGACGGGTTGGAGCTTCCTGTGACAGCTGAGGTTATGAGGGAACGTGTAGATTTTCTTCACAAATTAGGGCTTACCATTGAAGACATCAACAACTATCCTCTTATTCTTGGTTGCagtgtaaagaaaaatatgattccTGTTCTTGATTACCTTGGAAAATTGGGTGTCAGGAAATCCACTTTCACTGAGTTCTTGAGAAGATACCCTCAGGTTCTCCATGCTAGTGTTGTTGTTGACCTTGCTCCAGTGGTCAAGTATCTTCAAGGGATGGATATCAAGCCTAACGATATTCCTCGAGTTCTTGAGAGATATCCCGAAGTGTTGGGATTCAAGCTTGAAGGGACCATGAGCACATCAGTGGCTTATTTGGTTGGAATTGGAGTTGCAAGAAGAGAAATTGGAGGGGTTTTAACCAGATACCCTGACATTTTAGGCATGCGAGTAGGCAGGATGATCAAACCTTTTGTGGAGTATCTGGAAGGCTTGGGCATTCCAAGATTAGCTGTAGCTAGACTGATAGAGAAGCGGCCTCACATCCTGGGGTTTGGGTTGGAGGAGAGGGTAAAACCAAATGTGGAATCCCTTTTAGAGTTTAATGTTAGAGAAGCATTACTTCCTTCTGTAGTAGCACAGTATCCTGAGATTATAGGACTTGAGTTGAAACCGAAGCTTCTCAGTCAACAGAGTTTGCTTAATTCAGTCATTGATATTGGTCCTGAGGATTTCGGCCGAGTTCTTGAGAAGATGCCACAGGTTGTTAGCCTCAGTAATGCACCTGTGATAAAGCATGTAGATTTTCTAAAGATTTGTGGATTCTCCTTGGAACAAGTGAGGACGATGGTTGTCGGGTGTCCCCAACTGCTTGCTTTGAATCTTGATATCATGAAACTTAATTTTGATTACTACCAAATGGAGATGAAAAGGCCGTTGGATGACTTGGTTATGTTCCCTGCATTCTTTACATATGGTCTGGAGTCTACCATAAAACCGAGACATAGGGTGGTTGCGAAGAAGGGGTTAAAATGTTCTCTTGCATGGCTTCTTAATTGCTCTGATGTGAAGTTTGACGAATGGATGACCTATGATACTATCGACATGGAGGAGATGGAAACAGAGCAATCATTCGACATGAATACACTAATGGAACCAAGGAGTGATGAGTCAGCTTCTGATTATGATGAGGACAGTGAGGATGACTATCTATAG
- the LOC121263637 gene encoding sugar transporter ERD6-like 7, with amino-acid sequence MAIKEDVESSVQEQIRKPLMQGEKNLADGEDGSSQKSSQGHHWMIYFSTFVAVCGSYEFGACAGYSSPTQSAIRQDLSLSLAEYSVFGSILTIGAMVGAITSGPIADFVGRKGAMRVSAAVCTAGWLAIYFAEGALALDIGRLATGYGMGLFSYVVPVFIAEIAPKDLRGALTTINQFMICAGVSVAFIIGTILTWRALALTGLIPIAILLLGLFLIPESPRWLAKTGQEKEFEAALQKLRGKDVDISQEAAEIQDYIATLELLPKPTFLELFQRRYSRSVIIGVGLMVCQQFGGINGICFYTGEIFESAGFSSSVGTITYACLQVVVTGLGAAFIDRAGRKPLLLVSASGLVLGCMLAAIAFYMKAHELALQAVPILAVTGILLYIGSFSAGMGAVPWVVMSEIFPINIKGRGGSLATLVNWFGAWLCSYTFNFLMSWSSYGTFILYGAINALAIVFVVTVVPETKGRTLEQIQAAINAA; translated from the exons ATGGCCATCAAAGAGGATGTAGAGAGTAGCGTGCAGGAACAGATAAGAAAGCCGCTTATGCAGGGCGAGAAGAATCTAGCTGATGGAGAAGATGGATCATCTCAGAAAAGCAGCCAAGGGCATCACTGGATGATCTACTTCAGCACATTTGTTGCAGTTTGTGGTTCATATGAATTTGGAGCCTGT GCGGGTTATTCCTCACCTACTCAGAGTGCTATAAGGCAAGATCTCAGTCTGTCTTTAGCTGAG TATTCAGTCTTTGGCTCCATATTGACCATTGGGGCAATGGTCGGTGCAATAACAAGCGGGCCCATTGCTGATTTTGTTGGTCGAAAAGGG GCGATGAGAGTATCTGCTGCTGTCTGCACTGCAGGGTGGCTTGCTATATACTTTGCTGAG GGGGCTTTAGCATTGGACATTGGCAGGCTGGCTACAGGATATGGAATGGGACTCTTTTCCTATGTG GTACCCGTTTTCATAGCTGAAATTGCACCCAAGGATCTTCGAGGTGCACTGACAACTATAAATCAG TTCATGATCTGTGCTGGAGTGTCTGTTGCCTTCATTATTGGGACGATACTAACATGGAGGGCTTTAGCATTAACAG GTCTCATTCCCATCGCTATTCTACTTTTGGGTCTCTTTCTTATTCCAGAGTCTCCCAGATGGTTG GCAAAGACAGGGCAAGAAAAAGAGTTTGAAGCTGCACTTCAGAAACTTCGTGGCAAGGATGTTGATATATCTCAGGAGGCAGCTGAAATTCAG GATTATATTGCAACTCTCGAACTACTCCCAAAACCCACATTTCTGGAATTGTTTCAAAGAAGATACTCACGCTCAGTGATT ATAGGAGTTGGGTTGATGGTATGTCAACAATTTGGAGGAATCAATGGAATCTGCTTTTACACTGGAGAAATTTTTGAGTCAGCAG GCTTTTCTTCAAGCGTTGGAACTATAACCTATGCATGTCTACAG GTTGTGGTTACTGGTCTTGGAGCAGCTTTCATAGATAGAGCTGGAAGGAAACCCCTCTTATTG GTTTCTGCTTCAGGGCTGGTCCTTGGCTGCATGCTAGCAGCAATTGCATTCTATATGAAG GCTCATGAGTTGGCGCTACAGGCAGTCCCAATACTCGCTGTAACTGGCATACTG CTGTACATAGGATCCTTTTCTGCAGGAATGGGTGCAGTTCCTTGGGTTGTGATGTCAGAG ATTTTTCCTATCAATATTAAAGGGAGGGGTGGAAGCCTTGCTACCCTAGTCAACTGGTTTGGAGCATGGCTATGTTCCTACACTTTCAACTTTCTCATGAGCTGGAGCTCCTATG GTACCTTTATTCTTTATGGCGCAATCAATGCACTGGCTATAGTGTTTGTGGTCACAGTGGTACCTGAGACAAAGGGCAGAACTCTGGAACAGATCCAAGCAGCCATTAACGCAGCTTAA
- the LOC121263636 gene encoding uncharacterized protein LOC121263636, translating to MLQLLNGKFRRLFCRVRLLNASHPKPKILVKSFRKTSFEAQPDAKHELSFSESASVYPNGELGGQKSEKPIRIATFNAALFSMAPAVSETENEKGDTMMANRVLDMNLRANSANDRPKSILKKSPLYPNSTNGTDNHSNQQKSGKSKLRVSINLPDNEISLLRSRHLSFHERGHSSSSSSSSAADSSSSKSRILRGEAPLKSTVRFPKSMVTGKGYGSHSHRTVLEVLRELDADILALQDVKAEEEKAMNPLSDLAAALGMNYAFAESWAPEYGNAILSRWPIKRWKAEKIFDDSDFRNVLKATIDVPHMGEVNFSCTLLDHLDENWRMKQINAIIQASDEPHILAGGLNSLDETDYSPERWTDIVKYYEEIGKPRPKVEVMKFLKGKQYTDAKDFAGECEPVVMIAKGQSVQGTCKYGTRVDYVLASQNSPYKFVPGSYTVFSSKGTSDHHIVKVDLVKEISTIKENVITRKQQQQPKQKFVKITKSSSSNGIWRTHTLRERY from the exons ATGCTCCAACTCCTCAATGGCAAGTTCCGCCGCCTCTTCTGCCGCGTCCGGTTGCTCAACGCCAGCCACCCCAAGCCCAAAATTCTGGTCAAAAGTTTCCGGAAAACGAGCTTCGAAGCTCAACCTGATGCAAAACACGAACTGAGCTTTAGTGAGTCGGCCTCGGTTTATCCTAATGGCGAATTGGGTGGTCAGAAATCAGAGAAACCGATACGGATAGCCACTTTTAATGCTGCCCTGTTCTCCATGGCACCTGCAGTTTCTGAGACCGAGAATGAAAAGGGAGATACAATGATGGCCAACCGGGTTTTGGACATGAATTTACGAGCAAACTCAGCGAATGACCGTCCCAAAAGTATACTGAAGAAGTCTCCCCTGTATCCCAATTCCACGAATGGGACAGACAATCATTCAAATCAACAGAAGTCTGGGAAATCCAAGTTAAGGGTATCGATAAATTTGCCCGATAACGAGATTTCCCTGTTGCGGAGTAGACACCTGAGTTTCCATGAAAGGGggcattcttcttcttcttcttcttcttctgctgcaGATTCAAGTAGTTCAAAAAGTAGAATTTTGAGAGGAGAAGCTCCTTTAAAATCCACTGTGAGATTCCCCAAAAGTATGGTAACTGGTAAGGGCTATGGAAGCCATAGCCATAGGACCGTGCTTGAAGTTCTGAGAGAGTTGGATGCTGATATATTGGCTCTGCAAGATGTGAAggcagaagaagaaaaggccaTGAACCCTCTCTCTGATTTGGCTGCTGCTTTAGGAATGAACTATGCGTTTGCCGAGAGCTGGGCGCCGGAATACGGCAACGCCATCTTGTCGAGGTGGCCGATTAAGCGGTGGAAAGCAGAGAAGATCTTTGACGATTCTGATTTCAG GAATGTTTTGAAGGCCACGATTGATGTACCCCATATGGGAGAAGTCAACTTCAGCTGCACCCTCCTTGATCATCTTGATGAGAACTGGCGGATGAAGCAGATAAATGCCATAATCCAGGCTAGTGATGAACCTCACATCTTGGCAGGAGGTCTCAATTCACTTGATGAAACAGATTACTCCCCAGAAAGATGGACTGATATCGTAAAG TATTATGAGGAGATTGGAAAGCCAAGACCAAAGGTCGAAGTGATGAAATTTTTGAAGGGTAAACAGTATACAGATGCAAAGGACTTTGCAGGGGAATGTGAGCCAGTCGTCATGATTGCCAAAGGCCAAA GTGTGCAGGGAACATGCAAGTATGGAACTCGGGTTGATTATGTATTGGCATCCCAGAATTCACCATACAAGTTTGTTCCTGGATCATATACAGTATTTTCATCCAAAGGGACTTCTGATCATCACATTGTCAAAGTTGATTTAGTGAAAGAAATTAGCACCATTAAAGAAAATGTGATCACCAGAAAGCAGCAGCAACAACCAAAGCAGAAATTTGTAAAGATAACGAAGTCTTCTTCATCAAATGGCATATGGAGAACACATacactgagagagagatattAA